The following are encoded in a window of Doryrhamphus excisus isolate RoL2022-K1 chromosome 16, RoL_Dexc_1.0, whole genome shotgun sequence genomic DNA:
- the abcc4 gene encoding multidrug resistance-associated protein 4 isoform X2 has product MEKGNDVKTNPAASANILSKIFFWWLNPLFRIGYKRRLEEDDMYPVLVEDSSETLGQELQRYWDHEVQEATKQLRKPQLSQVIIRCYWKPYAVLGIFTLIEEVIKVIQPVILGKMIHYFEDYDPNDQTALNNSLGYAAGLSICTIGLALLHHLYFFHVQRVGMKIRVAMCHMIYKKALCLSSSAMGKTTTGQIVNLLSNDVNKFDEVTIFLHFLWVGPLQAAAVVGLLWQEIGPSCLAGMVVLMFLMPMQTLFGRLFSKFRSKTAILTDSRIRTMNEVVSGIRIIKMYAWEKPFAALVSDVRRKEISQIMMSSYLRGLNMASFFCASKIIVFITFTLYVLLGNKITASRVFVTVSLYTAVRLTVSLFFPNAIEKLFEGRVSIRRIQEFLLLDEMTKISTTLPMAEKKDCAIEIQDLTCYWEKSLDAPCLQNVSLTLTENQLLAVIGPVGAGKSSLLSSILGELPPEKGAMKVKGQLTYAAQQPWVFPGTIRSNILFGKEMDPLMYERVIRACALKRDLELLPDGDLTLIGDRGATLSGGQKARVNLARAVYQDADIYLLDDPLSAVDAEVGRHLFEQCICGLLKRKPRILVTHQLQYLKAANQIVVLKEVAYIVQDWWLAYWADEQVKLETTGQNATGQNVTDKLEAKELDLNFYLGIYGGLTAATVIFGFTRTLLMFNVLVRCTQALHNSMFTAIIRTHVRFFDVNPIGRVLNRFSKDIGQLDSSMPWTIVDFIQVFLQILGVIAVAAGVIPWILVPVFPLLIVFLFLRRYFLQTSRDIKRLESTTRSPVFSHLSSSLQGLWTIRAFGAEGRFQKAFDAHQDLHSAAWFLFLTTSRWFAVRLDGMCSIFVTITTFGCLLLRDQLDAGSVGLALSYAITLMGMFQWGVRQSAEVENMMTSVERVVEYTQLESEAPWYTQKRPPPEWPRKGLVTFDGVSFSYSSNGPKVLHNLKVTFLPREKVGIVGRTGAGKSSLVSTLFRLAEPQGNVYIDGVLTSELGLHDVRQRMSIIPQDPVLFTGTMRKNLDPFNQHTDEELWNSLQEVQLKGLVEELPGKLETVLAESGSNFSVGQRQLVCLARAILRKNRILIIDEATANVDPRTDELIQRTIREKFKECTVLTIAHRLNTIIDSDRILVLDAGRIHAYDEPYTLLQEPTSIFYKMVQQTGKQEAAALLDAAKKAYDTRSRPNIGNGLMEGDGNVVVFETAL; this is encoded by the exons ATGGAAAAAGGCAATGATGTCAAGACGAACCCGGCAGCGTCGGCGAATATCCTGTCCAAGATATTTTTCTG GTGGCTGAATCCTCTCTTCCGTATTGGATACAAGCGCAGGCTGGAGGAGGATGATATGTACCCGGTGTTGGTGGAGGACAGCTCGGAGACATTGGGCCAGGAGCTGCAGAG ATACTGGGATCATGAAGTCCAGGAGGCCACCAAACAATTACGGAAGCCACAACTCAGTCAAGTCATCATTAGGTGTTACTGGAAGCCATACGCAGTGCTGGGAATCTTCACCCTAATTGAG GAGGTGATAAAAGTGATCCAACCGGTCATCCTCGGGAAGATGATCCACTACTTTGAGGATTATGACCCAAACGATCAAACAGCCCTTAACAATTCCCTCGGCTACGCAGCCGGGTTGTCGATCTGCACCATCGGCCTGGCGTTGCTGCACCACCTATATTTCTTCCACGTCCAGCGAGTGGGAATGAAGATCAGAGTGGCCATGTGTCACATGATCTATAAAAAA GCTTTGTGCCTCAGTAGTTCCGCCATGGGAAAGACCACCACAGGCCAGATTGTGAATCTGCTCTCAAATGACGTCAATAAGTTTGATGAG GTGACAATCTTCTTACACTTCCTGTGGGTGGGGCCCCTGCAGGCAGCAGCGGTGGTGGGGCTTCTTTGGCAGGAGATCGGGCCGTCGTGCCTGGCAGGCATGGTGGTCCTCATGTTCCTGATGCCTATGCAGACCTTGTTTGGCAGGCTCTTTTCCAAATTCAG GAGTAAAACGGCCATTCTAACTGACAGCAGGATCCGAACAATGAACGAGGTGGTGTCTGGGATAAGGATAATAAAGATGTATGCCTGGGAGAAACCCTTTGCTGCTCTGGTGTCGGATGTCAGAAG GAAGGAGATCTCCCAGATCATGATGAGCTCGTACTTGCGTGGCCTCAACATGGCCTCCTTCTTCTGTGCCAGCAAGATAATTGTCTTCATCACCTTCACCCTCTATGTCCTGCTGGGGAACAAAATCACAGCCAGTCGTGTCTTTGTGACCGTGTCCCTGTACACAGCAGTGCGTCTCACCGTCTCACTCTTCTTTCCCAATGCCATTGAGAAGCTCTTTGAGGGCCGTGTGAGCATCCGCAGGATCCAG GAGTTCTTGTTGCTGGATGAGATGACAAAGATTAGCACTACTTTACCCATGGCCGAGAAGAAAGATTGCGCCATTGAGATCCAAGACCTGACATGCTACTGGGAGAAG AGTCTGGATGCTCCATGTCTGCAAAATGTCTCACTCACACTGACTGAAAATCAGCTGTTGGCAGTCATTGGACCAGTGGGAGCAGGAAAG TCCTCTCTACTGAGCTCGATCCTGGGAGAGCTTCCTCCTGAAAAGGGGGCGatgaaggtcaaaggtcagctgaCCTACGCTGCCCAGCAGCCCTGGGTGTTTCCCGGAACCATCCGCAGCAATATCCTATTTGGGAAGGAGATGGACCCGCTCATGTACGAGCGAGTCATCAGGGCTTGTGCCCTAAAGCGG GATCTCGAGTTGCTCCCAGATGGTGACCTAACACTCATTGGGGATCGAGGCGCCACACTCAGTGGGGGGCAGAAGGCTCGTGTCAACCTGGCCAG GGCCGTGTATCAGGATGCTGATATTTACCTCCTGGATGATCCTCTAAGTGCTGTGGATGCTGAAGTTGGAAGGCACCTCTTTGAACA GTGCATCTGTGGACTGCTGAAGCGTAAACCTCGCATCCTGGTTACCCACCAACTACAGTACCTGAAGGCAGCAAACCAGATAGTGGTCCTCAAGGAG GTGGCATACATTGTGCAGGACTGGTGGCTGGCTTACTG GGCTGATGAACAAGTCAAACTGGAAACCACTGGCCAGAATGCCACTGGGCAAAATGTCACTGACAAACTGGAGGCAAAAGAACTGGATCTTAACTTCTACCTGGGCATTTACGGAG GATTGACAGCAGCCACTGTCATTTTTGGCTTTACGAGGACTTTGCTCATGTTCAACGTGCTGGTGAGATGTACACAGGCACTGCACAACAGCATGTTCACAGCCATCATCCGCACCCATGTGCGCTTCTTTGACGTCAACCCCATTG GCAGAGTTTTAAACCGGTTTTCCAAGGACATTGGCCAGCTGGATTCCAGCATGCCTTGGACCATTGTGGACTTCATTCAG GTCTTTCTACAAATCCTTGGTGTGATTGCCGTGGCGGCGGGCGTGATCCCCTGGATCCTCGTCCCTGTGTTTCCACTCCTCAtcgtcttcctcttcctgcGCCGCTACTTCCTTCAGACTTCCAGAGACATCAAACGACTCGAGTCCACGA CTCGGAGTCCAGTTTTCTCGCACCTGTCTTCCTCTCTCCAGGGCCTGTGGACGATCCGAGCTTTTGGGGCGGAGGGTCGCTTCCAAAAGGCCTTCGATGCACATCAAGATCTGCACTCAG CCGCCTGGTTCCTGTTCCTGACCACGTCTCGCTGGTTTGCCGTACGCCTTGACGGCATGTGTTCCATCTTTGTGACAATCACCACATTTGGATGCCTCCTGCTCCGAGACC AGCTGGATGCCGGCTCTGTGGGTTTGGCGTTGAGCTATGCGATCACTCTGATGGGCATGTTCCAGTGGGGGGTCCGACAGAGTGCTGAGGTGGAGAACATG ATGACGTCAGTGGAGAGGGTGGTGGAGTACACTCAACTGGAAAGTGAAGCCCCTTGGTATACCCAAAAGCGTCCTCCCCCCGAGTGGCCCAGAAAAGGACTCGTGACCTTTGACGGAGTCAGCTTCTCCTACAGCAGTAATGGTCCCAAAGTTCTGCATAACTTAAAAGTGACTTTCCTACCCAGGGAGAAG GTGGGCATTGTTGGTCGAACGGGTGCTGGGAAGAGCTCCTTGGTGTCAACCCTATTCCGCCTGGCTGAGCCTCAAGGAAACGTCTACATTGATGGAGTGTTGACCTCTGAACTAGGCCTCCATGACGTGCGTCAGAGGATGTCTATCATTCCCCAG GACCCAGTTCTCTTTACAGGCACCATGAGAAAGAACCTAGACCCTTTCAACCAGCATACAGACGAGGAACTGTGGAACTCTCTGCAAGAG GTCCAACTGAAGGGCCTAGTGGAAGAGCTTCCTGGAAAACTGGAAACTGTTCTGGCAGAGTCGGGCTCCAACTTCAGCGtgggccaaagacagctggtgtGTCTGGCCAGAGCGATCCTGAGGAAGAACCGCATCCTCATTATTGATGAGGCCACTGCCAACGTGGACCCAAG GACTGACGAGTTGATCCAGAGAACTATTCGAGAAAAGTTCAAGGAATGCACTGTGCTCACCATCGCTCATCGTCTCAACACCATCATCGACAGCGACCGCATACTG GTCCTAGATGCAGGCCGAATCCATGCCTATGACGAGCCGTACACGTTGCTCCAGGAACCTACGTCAATCTTCTATAAAATGGTGCAACAGACTGGTAAGCAGGAAGCGGCGGCCCTGCTGGACGCTGCTAAAAAG GCTTATGACACCAGAAGTCGACCCAATATCGGTAATGGGCTGATGGAAGGGGACGGAAATGTAGTCGTCTTTGAGACGGCTCTGTGA
- the abcc4 gene encoding multidrug resistance-associated protein 4 isoform X1 gives MEKGNDVKTNPAASANILSKIFFWWLNPLFRIGYKRRLEEDDMYPVLVEDSSETLGQELQRYWDHEVQEATKQLRKPQLSQVIIRCYWKPYAVLGIFTLIEEVIKVIQPVILGKMIHYFEDYDPNDQTALNNSLGYAAGLSICTIGLALLHHLYFFHVQRVGMKIRVAMCHMIYKKALCLSSSAMGKTTTGQIVNLLSNDVNKFDEVTIFLHFLWVGPLQAAAVVGLLWQEIGPSCLAGMVVLMFLMPMQTLFGRLFSKFRSKTAILTDSRIRTMNEVVSGIRIIKMYAWEKPFAALVSDVRRKEISQIMMSSYLRGLNMASFFCASKIIVFITFTLYVLLGNKITASRVFVTVSLYTAVRLTVSLFFPNAIEKLFEGRVSIRRIQEFLLLDEMTKISTTLPMAEKKDCAIEIQDLTCYWEKSLDAPCLQNVSLTLTENQLLAVIGPVGAGKSSLLSSILGELPPEKGAMKVKGQLTYAAQQPWVFPGTIRSNILFGKEMDPLMYERVIRACALKRDLELLPDGDLTLIGDRGATLSGGQKARVNLARAVYQDADIYLLDDPLSAVDAEVGRHLFEQCICGLLKRKPRILVTHQLQYLKAANQIVVLKEGHMVAQGTYAELQQSGVDFTSLLKKDEEEEAQHSPKDLSSRKRTLSQNSVWSQTSSVHSLQDGEHLAPEPVQTLVEESRAEGSIGMKLYMKYLRAGASIFILLVLLLLNILAQVAYIVQDWWLAYWADEQVKLETTGQNATGQNVTDKLEAKELDLNFYLGIYGGLTAATVIFGFTRTLLMFNVLVRCTQALHNSMFTAIIRTHVRFFDVNPIGRVLNRFSKDIGQLDSSMPWTIVDFIQVFLQILGVIAVAAGVIPWILVPVFPLLIVFLFLRRYFLQTSRDIKRLESTTRSPVFSHLSSSLQGLWTIRAFGAEGRFQKAFDAHQDLHSAAWFLFLTTSRWFAVRLDGMCSIFVTITTFGCLLLRDQLDAGSVGLALSYAITLMGMFQWGVRQSAEVENMMTSVERVVEYTQLESEAPWYTQKRPPPEWPRKGLVTFDGVSFSYSSNGPKVLHNLKVTFLPREKVGIVGRTGAGKSSLVSTLFRLAEPQGNVYIDGVLTSELGLHDVRQRMSIIPQDPVLFTGTMRKNLDPFNQHTDEELWNSLQEVQLKGLVEELPGKLETVLAESGSNFSVGQRQLVCLARAILRKNRILIIDEATANVDPRTDELIQRTIREKFKECTVLTIAHRLNTIIDSDRILVLDAGRIHAYDEPYTLLQEPTSIFYKMVQQTGKQEAAALLDAAKKAYDTRSRPNIGNGLMEGDGNVVVFETAL, from the exons ATGGAAAAAGGCAATGATGTCAAGACGAACCCGGCAGCGTCGGCGAATATCCTGTCCAAGATATTTTTCTG GTGGCTGAATCCTCTCTTCCGTATTGGATACAAGCGCAGGCTGGAGGAGGATGATATGTACCCGGTGTTGGTGGAGGACAGCTCGGAGACATTGGGCCAGGAGCTGCAGAG ATACTGGGATCATGAAGTCCAGGAGGCCACCAAACAATTACGGAAGCCACAACTCAGTCAAGTCATCATTAGGTGTTACTGGAAGCCATACGCAGTGCTGGGAATCTTCACCCTAATTGAG GAGGTGATAAAAGTGATCCAACCGGTCATCCTCGGGAAGATGATCCACTACTTTGAGGATTATGACCCAAACGATCAAACAGCCCTTAACAATTCCCTCGGCTACGCAGCCGGGTTGTCGATCTGCACCATCGGCCTGGCGTTGCTGCACCACCTATATTTCTTCCACGTCCAGCGAGTGGGAATGAAGATCAGAGTGGCCATGTGTCACATGATCTATAAAAAA GCTTTGTGCCTCAGTAGTTCCGCCATGGGAAAGACCACCACAGGCCAGATTGTGAATCTGCTCTCAAATGACGTCAATAAGTTTGATGAG GTGACAATCTTCTTACACTTCCTGTGGGTGGGGCCCCTGCAGGCAGCAGCGGTGGTGGGGCTTCTTTGGCAGGAGATCGGGCCGTCGTGCCTGGCAGGCATGGTGGTCCTCATGTTCCTGATGCCTATGCAGACCTTGTTTGGCAGGCTCTTTTCCAAATTCAG GAGTAAAACGGCCATTCTAACTGACAGCAGGATCCGAACAATGAACGAGGTGGTGTCTGGGATAAGGATAATAAAGATGTATGCCTGGGAGAAACCCTTTGCTGCTCTGGTGTCGGATGTCAGAAG GAAGGAGATCTCCCAGATCATGATGAGCTCGTACTTGCGTGGCCTCAACATGGCCTCCTTCTTCTGTGCCAGCAAGATAATTGTCTTCATCACCTTCACCCTCTATGTCCTGCTGGGGAACAAAATCACAGCCAGTCGTGTCTTTGTGACCGTGTCCCTGTACACAGCAGTGCGTCTCACCGTCTCACTCTTCTTTCCCAATGCCATTGAGAAGCTCTTTGAGGGCCGTGTGAGCATCCGCAGGATCCAG GAGTTCTTGTTGCTGGATGAGATGACAAAGATTAGCACTACTTTACCCATGGCCGAGAAGAAAGATTGCGCCATTGAGATCCAAGACCTGACATGCTACTGGGAGAAG AGTCTGGATGCTCCATGTCTGCAAAATGTCTCACTCACACTGACTGAAAATCAGCTGTTGGCAGTCATTGGACCAGTGGGAGCAGGAAAG TCCTCTCTACTGAGCTCGATCCTGGGAGAGCTTCCTCCTGAAAAGGGGGCGatgaaggtcaaaggtcagctgaCCTACGCTGCCCAGCAGCCCTGGGTGTTTCCCGGAACCATCCGCAGCAATATCCTATTTGGGAAGGAGATGGACCCGCTCATGTACGAGCGAGTCATCAGGGCTTGTGCCCTAAAGCGG GATCTCGAGTTGCTCCCAGATGGTGACCTAACACTCATTGGGGATCGAGGCGCCACACTCAGTGGGGGGCAGAAGGCTCGTGTCAACCTGGCCAG GGCCGTGTATCAGGATGCTGATATTTACCTCCTGGATGATCCTCTAAGTGCTGTGGATGCTGAAGTTGGAAGGCACCTCTTTGAACA GTGCATCTGTGGACTGCTGAAGCGTAAACCTCGCATCCTGGTTACCCACCAACTACAGTACCTGAAGGCAGCAAACCAGATAGTGGTCCTCAAGGAG gGTCACATGGTGGCCCAGGGGACATATGCGGAGCTACAGCAGTCCGGGGTGGATTTCACCTCACTGCTGAAGAAGGACGAAGAAGAGGAGGCGCAGCATTCTCCCAAAGACCTGTCATCCCGCAAACGGACTTTGTCCCAGAACTCGGTGTGGTCTCAGACCTCCTCCGTGCACTCACTCCAGGATGGAGAACATTTGGCG CCTGAGCCGGTCCAGACACTTGTAGAGGAGAGTCGTGCAGAGGGATCCATTGGAATGAAACTGTACATGAAGTACTTGCGAGCCGGTGCCAGCATTTTCATTCTGCTTGTTCTGTTGCTCCTGAACATTCTAGCTCAG GTGGCATACATTGTGCAGGACTGGTGGCTGGCTTACTG GGCTGATGAACAAGTCAAACTGGAAACCACTGGCCAGAATGCCACTGGGCAAAATGTCACTGACAAACTGGAGGCAAAAGAACTGGATCTTAACTTCTACCTGGGCATTTACGGAG GATTGACAGCAGCCACTGTCATTTTTGGCTTTACGAGGACTTTGCTCATGTTCAACGTGCTGGTGAGATGTACACAGGCACTGCACAACAGCATGTTCACAGCCATCATCCGCACCCATGTGCGCTTCTTTGACGTCAACCCCATTG GCAGAGTTTTAAACCGGTTTTCCAAGGACATTGGCCAGCTGGATTCCAGCATGCCTTGGACCATTGTGGACTTCATTCAG GTCTTTCTACAAATCCTTGGTGTGATTGCCGTGGCGGCGGGCGTGATCCCCTGGATCCTCGTCCCTGTGTTTCCACTCCTCAtcgtcttcctcttcctgcGCCGCTACTTCCTTCAGACTTCCAGAGACATCAAACGACTCGAGTCCACGA CTCGGAGTCCAGTTTTCTCGCACCTGTCTTCCTCTCTCCAGGGCCTGTGGACGATCCGAGCTTTTGGGGCGGAGGGTCGCTTCCAAAAGGCCTTCGATGCACATCAAGATCTGCACTCAG CCGCCTGGTTCCTGTTCCTGACCACGTCTCGCTGGTTTGCCGTACGCCTTGACGGCATGTGTTCCATCTTTGTGACAATCACCACATTTGGATGCCTCCTGCTCCGAGACC AGCTGGATGCCGGCTCTGTGGGTTTGGCGTTGAGCTATGCGATCACTCTGATGGGCATGTTCCAGTGGGGGGTCCGACAGAGTGCTGAGGTGGAGAACATG ATGACGTCAGTGGAGAGGGTGGTGGAGTACACTCAACTGGAAAGTGAAGCCCCTTGGTATACCCAAAAGCGTCCTCCCCCCGAGTGGCCCAGAAAAGGACTCGTGACCTTTGACGGAGTCAGCTTCTCCTACAGCAGTAATGGTCCCAAAGTTCTGCATAACTTAAAAGTGACTTTCCTACCCAGGGAGAAG GTGGGCATTGTTGGTCGAACGGGTGCTGGGAAGAGCTCCTTGGTGTCAACCCTATTCCGCCTGGCTGAGCCTCAAGGAAACGTCTACATTGATGGAGTGTTGACCTCTGAACTAGGCCTCCATGACGTGCGTCAGAGGATGTCTATCATTCCCCAG GACCCAGTTCTCTTTACAGGCACCATGAGAAAGAACCTAGACCCTTTCAACCAGCATACAGACGAGGAACTGTGGAACTCTCTGCAAGAG GTCCAACTGAAGGGCCTAGTGGAAGAGCTTCCTGGAAAACTGGAAACTGTTCTGGCAGAGTCGGGCTCCAACTTCAGCGtgggccaaagacagctggtgtGTCTGGCCAGAGCGATCCTGAGGAAGAACCGCATCCTCATTATTGATGAGGCCACTGCCAACGTGGACCCAAG GACTGACGAGTTGATCCAGAGAACTATTCGAGAAAAGTTCAAGGAATGCACTGTGCTCACCATCGCTCATCGTCTCAACACCATCATCGACAGCGACCGCATACTG GTCCTAGATGCAGGCCGAATCCATGCCTATGACGAGCCGTACACGTTGCTCCAGGAACCTACGTCAATCTTCTATAAAATGGTGCAACAGACTGGTAAGCAGGAAGCGGCGGCCCTGCTGGACGCTGCTAAAAAG GCTTATGACACCAGAAGTCGACCCAATATCGGTAATGGGCTGATGGAAGGGGACGGAAATGTAGTCGTCTTTGAGACGGCTCTGTGA